One region of Anaeromyxobacter paludicola genomic DNA includes:
- a CDS encoding M20/M25/M40 family metallo-hydrolase — protein sequence MSSPKLQQALDHHRKNAPEYLEDLKALVRVPSVSFAGFPAEEVRRSAAAVKALLERRGLDKVEILEVEGAHPYVYAERIRDPKAPTLLLYAHHDVQPAGDEEAWSSRPFEPEERNGRLFGRGAADDKAGILVHAGAIDAWVRGAGELPINVRVVIEGEEETGSDHLPRFLEKYRDRLQADAMVLTDTGNFDTGVPSVTVALRGIVAASVEVRALKQSVHSGMWGGPVPDPAMALAKMLAALVNPDGSIAIPGIYDQVRPLSPEAKESIGKLPTTEQQFREQAGMLPGVEVLGGRHPWETNWWQPSLTVNAMQASSRKDARNIINDAAWARVSVRLVPDMDPAEVGRALTEALKRAAPWGVEVKVEIDSGGAPWTTDVSHPAFQAAFRSLAAGYGREPLAIGCGGSIGFVEPFGKALGGVPALLIGVEDPYSNAHSENESLSISDLEKATRSAIHLYGELAAALPRKG from the coding sequence ATGTCGTCACCGAAGCTGCAGCAGGCCCTCGATCACCACCGGAAGAACGCCCCCGAGTACCTCGAGGACCTGAAGGCGCTGGTGCGCGTCCCCAGCGTCTCCTTCGCCGGGTTCCCCGCCGAGGAGGTGAGGCGGAGCGCCGCCGCGGTGAAGGCGCTCCTCGAGCGGCGCGGCCTCGACAAGGTGGAGATCCTGGAGGTCGAGGGGGCCCACCCCTACGTCTACGCCGAGCGGATCCGAGACCCGAAGGCGCCGACGCTGCTCCTCTACGCGCACCACGACGTCCAGCCGGCCGGCGACGAGGAGGCCTGGAGCTCCAGGCCCTTCGAGCCGGAGGAGCGGAACGGCCGGCTCTTCGGCCGCGGCGCCGCCGACGACAAGGCCGGCATCCTGGTCCACGCCGGCGCCATCGACGCCTGGGTGCGCGGCGCGGGCGAGCTCCCCATCAACGTGCGGGTGGTGATCGAGGGCGAGGAGGAGACCGGCTCCGACCACCTGCCGAGGTTCCTCGAGAAGTACCGCGACCGGCTCCAGGCCGACGCCATGGTGCTCACCGACACCGGCAACTTCGACACCGGGGTCCCCTCGGTGACGGTGGCGCTGCGCGGGATCGTGGCGGCGAGCGTCGAGGTGCGGGCGCTCAAGCAGAGCGTCCACTCCGGCATGTGGGGCGGCCCGGTGCCCGACCCGGCGATGGCGCTCGCGAAGATGCTCGCCGCGCTCGTGAACCCCGACGGCTCCATCGCCATCCCGGGGATCTACGACCAGGTGCGGCCGCTCTCGCCGGAGGCGAAGGAGAGCATCGGCAAGCTCCCCACCACCGAGCAGCAGTTCCGCGAGCAGGCCGGGATGCTCCCGGGCGTGGAGGTGCTGGGCGGCCGCCACCCCTGGGAGACCAACTGGTGGCAGCCGTCGCTCACCGTGAACGCGATGCAGGCCTCCTCGCGCAAGGACGCCCGCAACATCATCAACGACGCGGCCTGGGCCCGGGTCTCGGTGCGGCTCGTCCCCGACATGGATCCCGCCGAGGTGGGGCGCGCGCTCACCGAGGCCCTGAAGCGGGCGGCGCCCTGGGGCGTCGAGGTGAAGGTGGAGATCGACTCCGGCGGGGCCCCCTGGACCACCGACGTCTCGCACCCGGCCTTCCAGGCGGCCTTCCGCTCCCTCGCGGCCGGCTACGGCCGGGAGCCGCTCGCCATCGGGTGCGGCGGGTCGATCGGGTTCGTGGAGCCGTTCGGGAAGGCGCTCGGCGGCGTGCCGGCGCTCCTCATCGGCGTCGAGGATCCCTACTCGAACGCCCACTCGGAGAACGAGAGCCTCTCCATCTCCGACCTCGAGAAGGCGACGCGCAGCGCCATCCACCTCTACGGCGAGCTGGCGGCGGCGCTGCCGCGCAAGGGTTAG
- a CDS encoding glycogen/starch/alpha-glucan phosphorylase translates to MPPPPKSTAGRSEEARALARARELPNSRTATDVDSLRRAFADHLQYSQAKDEHTATALDRYFAVAYAVRDRMMRRWVQTQQTYYRSDTKRVYYLSLEFLMGKALENNLINLGLRDSMRDALASLGLELDDLLAQEPDAGLGNGGLGRLAACFLDSLATLQYPAYGYGIRYEFGIFDQELRNGWQVERPEEWLRFGNAWEIPRPEYEVPVHFFGRTEHFVDEHGKHRVRWVDTRKVLGMPYDTPVAGYHNHTVNTLRLWRARASEEFDLSDFNRGDYIAAVEEKNLSETISKVLYPNDLTVMGKELRLQQQYFFVACSIHDILNRHLKTHESFDGFADKVAIQLNDTHPAIAVAELMRVFVDQYDLEWEKAWEICRSVFGYTNHTLLPEALERWQVELFGRVLPRHLEIVYEINRRFLDEVRASGKADEGAVARMSIIEEGPGRQVRMANLAVIGSRSVNGVAALHTELLKTELFHDFHALWPERFNNKTNGVTPRRWLLAANPELARTITECIGPQWVTDADELRRLEPLADDADFRRVFREIKRQNKERLAAIVKAENGITLDLDSIFDVQVKRLHEYKRQLLNVLHIVHQYLRIKADPAYAPVPRTYVFGAKAAPGYFMAKQIIKLINSVGEVVNHDLDVRGRIAVVFLKNYRVSLAERVFPAADVSEQISTAGKEASGTGNMKFQMNGALTVGTLDGANVEIREEVGAENFFLFGLTVEQVAELRRRGYNPWEYYRNDRDLKAVLDALSSGRFSPGEPRLFQPIVDSLLNGGDPYLCLADFRSYLECQERVSQAYLDPERWSRMAILNVARSGKFSSDRTIREYAEEIWGATPTPVA, encoded by the coding sequence ATGCCGCCGCCCCCCAAGTCCACCGCCGGCCGCAGCGAGGAGGCCCGCGCGCTGGCGCGCGCGCGCGAGCTGCCCAACTCGCGGACCGCCACCGACGTGGACTCGCTCCGGCGCGCCTTCGCCGACCACCTGCAGTACTCGCAGGCGAAGGACGAGCACACCGCCACCGCGCTCGATCGCTACTTCGCGGTCGCCTACGCCGTCCGCGACCGGATGATGCGCCGCTGGGTCCAGACCCAGCAGACGTACTACCGGAGCGACACCAAGCGCGTGTACTACCTCTCGCTCGAGTTCCTCATGGGGAAGGCGCTCGAGAACAACCTCATCAACCTCGGCCTGCGGGACTCGATGCGCGACGCGCTCGCGAGCCTGGGGCTCGAGCTCGACGACCTCCTCGCCCAGGAGCCCGACGCCGGGCTCGGCAACGGCGGCCTGGGGCGGCTCGCGGCCTGCTTCCTCGACTCGCTCGCCACCCTGCAGTACCCGGCCTACGGCTACGGCATCCGCTACGAGTTCGGCATCTTCGACCAGGAGCTGCGCAACGGCTGGCAGGTCGAGCGGCCGGAGGAGTGGCTGCGCTTCGGCAACGCCTGGGAGATCCCGCGCCCCGAGTACGAGGTCCCGGTCCACTTCTTCGGGCGGACCGAGCACTTCGTGGACGAGCACGGCAAGCACCGGGTGCGCTGGGTGGACACGCGCAAGGTGCTCGGGATGCCCTACGACACGCCGGTCGCGGGCTACCACAACCACACCGTCAACACGCTGCGGCTCTGGCGGGCGCGGGCCTCCGAGGAGTTCGACCTCTCCGACTTCAACCGGGGCGACTACATCGCGGCGGTGGAGGAGAAGAACCTCTCCGAGACCATCTCCAAGGTCCTCTACCCGAACGACCTCACGGTGATGGGCAAGGAGCTGCGGCTCCAGCAGCAGTACTTCTTCGTCGCCTGCTCGATCCACGACATCCTCAACCGGCACCTCAAGACCCACGAGAGCTTCGACGGGTTCGCCGACAAGGTCGCCATCCAGCTCAACGACACGCACCCGGCCATCGCGGTGGCGGAACTGATGCGGGTGTTCGTGGACCAGTACGACCTCGAGTGGGAGAAGGCCTGGGAGATCTGCCGGTCGGTCTTCGGCTACACCAACCACACGCTGCTGCCGGAGGCGCTGGAGCGCTGGCAGGTGGAGCTCTTCGGCCGCGTGCTGCCGCGCCACCTCGAGATCGTCTACGAGATCAACCGGCGCTTCCTCGACGAGGTGCGCGCGAGCGGCAAGGCCGACGAGGGCGCCGTCGCGCGCATGTCGATCATCGAGGAGGGGCCGGGGCGCCAGGTGCGCATGGCCAACCTCGCGGTCATCGGCTCCCGCTCGGTGAACGGCGTCGCGGCGCTCCACACCGAGCTCCTCAAGACCGAGCTCTTCCACGACTTCCACGCCCTCTGGCCGGAGCGGTTCAACAACAAGACCAACGGGGTGACGCCGCGCCGCTGGCTCCTCGCCGCCAACCCCGAGCTGGCGCGCACCATCACCGAGTGCATCGGCCCGCAGTGGGTGACCGACGCCGACGAGCTGCGCCGGCTCGAGCCGCTCGCCGACGACGCCGACTTCCGGCGGGTCTTCCGGGAGATCAAGCGGCAGAACAAGGAGCGGCTCGCCGCCATCGTCAAGGCCGAGAACGGCATCACGCTCGACCTCGACTCGATCTTCGACGTCCAGGTGAAGCGGCTGCACGAGTACAAGCGGCAGCTGCTCAACGTGCTGCACATCGTCCACCAGTACCTGCGCATCAAGGCCGATCCGGCCTACGCGCCCGTCCCGCGCACCTACGTGTTCGGGGCCAAGGCGGCGCCCGGGTACTTCATGGCGAAGCAGATCATCAAGCTCATCAACTCGGTGGGCGAGGTGGTGAACCACGATCTCGACGTGCGCGGCCGGATCGCGGTGGTGTTCCTCAAGAACTACCGGGTCTCGCTGGCGGAGCGGGTCTTCCCGGCCGCCGACGTCTCGGAGCAGATCTCGACCGCCGGCAAGGAGGCGTCGGGGACCGGCAACATGAAGTTCCAGATGAACGGCGCGCTCACCGTCGGCACGCTCGACGGCGCCAACGTCGAGATCCGCGAGGAGGTGGGGGCGGAGAACTTCTTCCTGTTCGGGCTCACGGTGGAGCAGGTCGCCGAGCTGCGCCGGCGCGGCTACAACCCCTGGGAGTACTACCGGAACGACAGGGACCTGAAGGCGGTCCTCGACGCCCTCTCGTCCGGACGCTTCTCCCCCGGCGAGCCGCGCCTCTTCCAGCCCATCGTGGACTCGCTCCTCAACGGCGGCGATCCGTACCTCTGCCTCGCCGACTTCCGCTCCTACCTCGAGTGCCAGGAGCGCGTGTCCCAGGCGTACCTCGACCCGGAGCGCTGGTCGCGCATGGCCATCCTCAACGTGGCCCGGAGCGGCAAGTTCAGCTCCGACCGGACCATCCGCGAGTACGCCGAGGAGATCTGGGGCGCCACGCCGACCCCGGTCGCCTGA